CGGCCAGGGTCTGCAGGAAACGGAAACTGTTGTCGTGCAGCTTCATCTTGGCGCGAATGATTTCCAGGGCCTTTATTTTCTCCGGCAAAGGGATTAAAAATGTCGCCATGCCGGTCTTCAGCTTGTCGTCGCCGGCCATCAGCCCGAGGACGGCGTTCAGGTCGGCGCTGATGCGCTTGAATTCGCCCTCGTCGTCGGCGCTCAGCACCACGGCCTTGGCGTAGCGTTTGACCAGGCTACTTTCCTTCATCGATCTCTCCGCAGGCGGCGATATTGCGCTCGATGATCTTCTGCTGCGTGGCCGGGTCCATGGTTTTGACGAAATCCTCCTTGAAACGAGCGATGGCCAGATCGGCGATATGGCCCTTGATCTGGCGCAGGGCGGCCTCGACCCGCAGCCGGATTTCCTCCTCGCTCAAGGCGATGATGCGCGCGGCCTCCATACGGCCGGCCGCTTCGAGGCGGGCCAGTTCCTCGCGGCCGCCGGCCTCAGCGCCGGCCTTGATCTGTTCCACTTCGGCTTTCACCTGCTGCAGGCGCTTTTCGATCTCTTCCAGGCGAACGGCCGTTTCGGCCAGGCTCTTTTCCCGCTGGTTGAAATCGTTGACGATGGCGGCGCCTCTTTCGGACAGCATCGCGATCAGCGGCTTGCGCAGCATCAGGATCAGGCCGCCGAACAGGATGGTCGAATTGAAGATCTTGCCAAGCACGCTGAACCAACTGATATGGCCGGAGGCTTCCCCGGCCTCGCCCGCGGCGGCGGCCAGCAGGACGGCCGGCAGGAACAGGACAGCCAAGACGACGGTTTTCTTCATAAATACGCTTGCTTTATTTTTTCGCTGAAAACGACGATTTGCTTTTCCAGGGCTTTTTCAACGGAAACGACCTCGGCGGTCAACTCGTCCATTTTTTTACTCAGCGTCAGCGACGCCTTCTCCTTGGCCTCGGCCAGCGAGTAGGCGCGGACACCCTCCCCTTTCGCCAGCCACTCTTCCCTGATCTGCGCCGCCTCTTTGCGGGCCTGGGCGATCTGTTTTTCAAGACTCTGCGTGTGGCTTTCCACCTGGTCCAGCATGCCCTGCAGGCGTTGGCTGTCGGCAGCGACCCGGCCTTCGCGCTCGGCGATGATTGTCCCGACCGGCTTGAAAAAAATACGCGTCAGGACCAGATAGAGCCCCCAGACCATGAAAAAGATCCAGAGCAGGGAAGAATTCAACTCTAACATAGGGGAAATGTATCATATCGGCCGGCAAAAATCAATATGTTCCAGCGGGCCCTATCAGGAAGAATGATGTGAACAAATGAAAAAAAGTAGGGGCGAAAAATTTTTCGCCCCTACCCGACGCACCTGACAAGGCTATTGACACCATCCCCGGGCTCAGGTAAGATACCCCATCAAACCACCGCTCGAATCTGAGTTGGGCATTTCAGCGATGCCGCCCCAAGAGGAGACGCCATGGAACTGATCGGCAAACTGTTTGCTTTCATCATGCATATTGACATCCACTTGAATACCCTGATCGTGACCTACCAACTCTGGACCTACCTGATCCTGTTCGCCATTATTTTCTGCGAAACCGGCCTGGTCATCACCCCCTTCCTCCCCGGCGACTCGCTGCTCTTCGCCACCGGCGCCCTGGCCGCCACAGCGGGCAGCCCGCTGAAGGTCTATTGGCTGTTCCTGGTCCTCGCCGTTGCGGCCGTGCTAGGCGACACGGTCAACTACTGGATCGGCCACGCGATTGGCCCGAAGATCTTCAGCCAGAAAAAGATCCGCTTTCTAAAAAAGGAGCACCTGGAGCGGACGCACCAGTTTTATGAAAAGCACGGCGGCATCACCATCGTCCTGGCCCGCTTCATCCCCATCATCCGCACCTTCGCCCCGTTCGTGGCCGGCATCGGCCGCATGTCCTACTGGCGCTTCATCGCCTTCAATTTTTTCGGCGGCGTGGCCTGGGTGGCGCTCTTTGTCTTCGGCGGCTATTTCTTCGGCAACCTGCCGCTGGTCAAGCGCAATTTCACCATCGTCGTCTTGGCCATTATTTTCATCTCCATCCTGCCGGGGGTGATCGAGTACGTGCGGCAGAGGCGGAACAACAAAAGAGAAAAATAACGTAGGGGCGATCCGCCGGGTCGCCCCTACCCTTTTTTATTCTTCTTTTTCTTCCAATTTGGCGATCTTGCCGCGCAGGCGCTGCAGCCGCTTTTCCAGCTCCTGCTGCAAGCTGGGAACAATTAGGGACGGTAGGTTAATTCTTATATTTGTTAATCAACGAGTGTGAAGTTTACAAGTTTTAAACTACCGTCCCCGATCTGCGCTAATTTAGTATGAAATACTGATTATCTCAGGCGGGGCGCCTGCGGGCCGGAATCCGCCAGGCCGGGCGGACCGGTTTCTTTCCCACGGCCTTGCCGATGCCGGCAGCGATTTGCTGCAGCCGGACCACGACCTCAACCTTGCGGGCAAAGGGCATCGCGGCCTGCTTGCGCCGGAACTCGCTTTTCGCCCGCACCTTGCCTGCCAGCATGACGTCCGTGGCGGCCGCCTTATTTTTCATCGTGCATCCGCTTCCATTGCAAGAATTTTTGCCGCAGACCGAACCGCTCCACCATTCTCGTTAGCTTGCTCTGGTCGATCTTGGTTTCTTCCATCATCTTGAAAAACCGCTCGCGGTCTTTGGCCCGCCCGGTTTGCACCATGACGGCCGCCAGGTGCTCCGCGGTCATGACCCGGGTAGCGGTTCCCTGATAGACGATCTCCCGCGCTTCGCTGACGGCCTCCTGCAGCAGCTCATTGTATGCCGGTAGGAACTGGACCGGGATCCCCTCGATGATGATTTGTTCTAGCTGCGGTCGGTAGCCCTTTTTTTTCAGGAAGCGATAGATGGCTTCCAGAGGCTGCAGGCCGGACTGATCGTCGGCGACAATGAAGACGTCCAAATCATAGGTGAGGAAAGGTTCGACATAAAAAACCGCTCCCATGCCGCCGCCGATGGCATAATCAGCGATAAAACCCTGCTTTTTCAGGTCATTCAGCACGGCCAGCGTCTTCTTCATTGCTGAAACAATAGCAGAAAAGCGGTTGTTTGGCAATCGCCACTTTTACACATGACAGATTACCCATATCCTTTTTTATTCTTCCTTTTCCTCCAGCTTGGCGATCTTGCCGCGCAGGCGCTGCAGCCGCTTTTCCAGCTCCTGCTGCTGGCTCGGGCTGAGGCGGACGTTTTCCAGGGCCTTTTCCACGATCTCGACCGCCTGGTAGTAATTACGCTCGCGGTGTTCGTAATGGACCGAGATCTCGCGCAAGGCCTGGAGGTCGTTGGCGGAGGAGAGGATCTCCCAAAGTTGCAGGGCTTCCGTGTACAGTTTTTTCTTCTTCAGCAGCACCGACAGCCGGCGTACCGCCTGGATCTGCACATCGGCTCGTCCGCCGACATCCCTGGCGATCTGGTAGAAGGCCTCGGCCCTTTCCAGTAGCCCCGCCCTTTCGCAGAGCCGGCCGAGGCCGAGGATCTCGCCGCCGTCGTTGGTGAGCGAGTGGTCGTCCAGGTAGAGCGCGCCCAGCAGCACCACGGCCGCCAAGCCGACCAGGTCCATGGCGTTGTGCTCGACGACCGGTTCGATGGCGGCGAGATCGCCGCTGCGCAGGAAGCTGAAATACAGGGCCGGGATGGCGCTGGCCTCGATATCGTCGGAGCGGGAAAGGCCCAGCAGCATCTCGCCCAAAAAACCCAGCTTGCGCGAATCGAAGGTGTTCTTCCAGATGGTGCGGGCCGGGAAAAGAAAATCGAGATGCGGCAGCCGCAGCAGCGGCAAGCGCCGGCGCTGCAGGATGTAGCGGGTTTCAAGCAAAGGGAAATCGAAGGCCTTGCCGTTGAAGGTCACGGTGAAAGAATAATTGCCGGCGGCCAGGAAATCGTCGACCGCGGCCAGGAATTCCCCTTCCTTGTCCAGGTCCTGGAGGAGGAATATCTTTACCTGGAAGGACGTCGCGCTGAAAAAACCGAAACCGAGCATGAAGGGGATGGTTCCGGTTCCTCCGGCCAGGCCGGTCGTTTCGCTGTCGAAAAAAAGGGCCCGGCGCGGATCAAGGCCGGCGAAAGCCTCGCTGCCGGCGACGACCGCCAGCGTTTCCGCCTTCAGGTCGAACCACTTGCCCAGACGCACCTTGCCGTAGCGCCCGTCCAGGGAGTAGAAAAAATCCTTGACCAGGAAAGGTTCCCGGGCCGCGACACGGTGGGGGGCGGTGCCGGGGGCAATCCCCCCCCCACCAGGGATTATGGCCCGCTGGCGCAGGTTCTGCTGGACAAGCTTCTCGAGCTTTTCCTTGGTGCTCAGCCTCTCGTCGGCATCCAGGCCGGACCATTTTTTCTGGATGTTTTTGCGATCGATTTCCTTCAGCCGCTCCTGCAATTTTCTCATGCTCAATTGTTGAGGTAGCCCAGGGCTTTCAGTTTTTCCATCAATTCCGGGTCGAGCCGATGGATGTTTTTTTTCAGGGCCTTGAGCCGGAGGATGTAATTGGCCAGCATTTTTCTATAGCGCGACTGGAAAGCCATAGGCGGGAAATAGGGCTTGTCCGGCCCCATGGGGGTATCG
This genomic stretch from Candidatus Aminicenantes bacterium harbors:
- a CDS encoding ATP synthase F0 subunit B produces the protein MKKTVVLAVLFLPAVLLAAAAGEAGEASGHISWFSVLGKIFNSTILFGGLILMLRKPLIAMLSERGAAIVNDFNQREKSLAETAVRLEEIEKRLQQVKAEVEQIKAGAEAGGREELARLEAAGRMEAARIIALSEEEIRLRVEAALRQIKGHIADLAIARFKEDFVKTMDPATQQKIIERNIAACGEIDEGK
- a CDS encoding ribonuclease H-like domain-containing protein, producing the protein MRKLQERLKEIDRKNIQKKWSGLDADERLSTKEKLEKLVQQNLRQRAIIPGGGGIAPGTAPHRVAAREPFLVKDFFYSLDGRYGKVRLGKWFDLKAETLAVVAGSEAFAGLDPRRALFFDSETTGLAGGTGTIPFMLGFGFFSATSFQVKIFLLQDLDKEGEFLAAVDDFLAAGNYSFTVTFNGKAFDFPLLETRYILQRRRLPLLRLPHLDFLFPARTIWKNTFDSRKLGFLGEMLLGLSRSDDIEASAIPALYFSFLRSGDLAAIEPVVEHNAMDLVGLAAVVLLGALYLDDHSLTNDGGEILGLGRLCERAGLLERAEAFYQIARDVGGRADVQIQAVRRLSVLLKKKKLYTEALQLWEILSSANDLQALREISVHYEHRERNYYQAVEIVEKALENVRLSPSQQQELEKRLQRLRGKIAKLEEKEE
- a CDS encoding DedA family protein yields the protein MELIGKLFAFIMHIDIHLNTLIVTYQLWTYLILFAIIFCETGLVITPFLPGDSLLFATGALAATAGSPLKVYWLFLVLAVAAVLGDTVNYWIGHAIGPKIFSQKKIRFLKKEHLERTHQFYEKHGGITIVLARFIPIIRTFAPFVAGIGRMSYWRFIAFNFFGGVAWVALFVFGGYFFGNLPLVKRNFTIVVLAIIFISILPGVIEYVRQRRNNKREK